TCCTTCCCTTTGCCTTTGGGTATCAGTGTCACTTGCACCAGCGATTCATATTTCCCAACAAGGCTCCCTTCTTTGACACCAATCGGACCAGGCTCTGTCTCCACGTCTGCTCCATCAGACATCCCAACAacctcagcaagctctcctccTAGTTGATCCCTAAAGCTAACTCGcagcttcttcctcctctttccCACCTCACCTTCTGATCCCCCCTTCTCTTTCCTTTTCCCCAGCACAGAACCAGATTCTCCATTGCTTAAACCGTACCGATTAAGCAAAGTATTGTACGCAACAACAGCTTCCTCGTCAGAAGGATCAGGAGGCGGTGGAAGCTTGATCTCAGATGGAGGAGGAGGGCGTGTAAAGAGAGCCTCGCTGTTTTTCCTCAGAATGTAGATTCTAGTGGAGGCAGCAAAACGTAATGATTGACCCACTTCAAGCTCTACAGGAGTGTCTTTCATTAACCTCTCGTTTGCAACAAAGGTTCCATGAGCTGATCCCAAGTCAATCACAAAGatactacaaaacaaaaaacaagacTTTATAGACACAAGAGTGACCAAGCCCTTAAGCCAAATCAACAAACCTGCCGTTCTTGTGGGGAACCACGACGGCGTGCTGACGAGACACAGACTGATGATCAAGCACGAAGTCGCAAGTCTGATGCTGTCTTCCGAAGATA
This genomic interval from Brassica napus cultivar Da-Ae chromosome A6, Da-Ae, whole genome shotgun sequence contains the following:
- the LOC106402191 gene encoding protein phosphatase 1 regulatory inhibitor subunit PPP1R8 homolog, encoding MYGRSGLDRFKKSQTSEPFSVSANPPAKPPLVHRVPTEATPLPSTPQTQIGASQSTWQPPDWAIEPRAGVYSLEVVKDGQILDRIHLNRRRHIFGRQHQTCDFVLDHQSVSRQHAVVVPHKNGSIFVIDLGSAHGTFVANERLMKDTPVELEVGQSLRFAASTRIYILRKNSEALFTRPPPPSEIKLPPPPDPSDEEAVVAYNTLLNRYGLSNGESGSVLGKRKEKGGSEGEVGKRRKKLRVSFRDQLGGELAEVVGMSDGADVETEPGPIGVKEGSLVGKYESLVQVTLIPKGKGKEEKAFAGSRGVTDRLQEAMKKLKGGPKGGIYDDLYSGDSLTKAVGTSWASSVGEPAAKDKEETKRGGVDEEDDDNDDLFGD